Within Hydrogenophaga sp. PAMC20947, the genomic segment CCCTCTTGGCCCGTACCCAGATGACTTCTGACGAGCGCGCATGGTTCAAGGGTCGCGCCATTGAGGCAAAGCGAACGATCGACAACTTGCAGCGGTCCAAGGTCAACGACCGCGACACGTCGTCCGTGGTGCAGTACGTACGCAGCCACAACCTGCTGACGATCCCGGAGCACGCGCCCCGCGAGCTTGTCGTCGGCACATTCAGTCGGCCTGATTCCGCACCAAAGCACAGAGCCAGGCTCGGATCTACAGCCGACGCGCACTTGCACGAAGGCGCGTTTGGCAAGCGTCTCTCTCCCACTTTTCCTCTCACTTTTCCATTCAATGACCAGGAGCCCCAAATGAAATTCGTTCGTACCCTCTCGATACTCACCGCTGTTGCCGCCACCACAATGGCCACCTCCGTCTGGGCCGCCAGCGACACGCAGCACGACAGCCATCACCCTGCCACGGCTCCGAGCACGCAAGTCGCGCAAGCTGCGCCCGCCACCCCGGGCATGGGTATGGGCATGAGCGGAATGGCCGAAATGCCGGAATACGTCACCCAGATGGGTTCGATGCAGACCATGCACGACAAGATGATGGCCGCCAAGACGCCAGAAGAGCGCAATGCCTTGATGACCGAACAAATGAAACTCATGCAAGCGGGCATGGGCTTGATGGGTCGCATGGGGCCCGGCGCTATGGCGGGTAAGCCCGGCGACATGGCCGCCCGCCAAGGCATGATGGAACAACGCATGGACATGATGCAGTCCATGATGCAGATGATGATGGACCGGATGCCACCAGCCCCGGCAATGAAGTGAGGTGTACACCATGAACACCACGACCAACCCAGCGCCAGCGCCGAACGCAGCAGCCTACGGCTTTCATTGTGCGATCGAGGGCAAAGACTTCCCAGCCGCTGTCGCCCGCGTCACCGAAGCGCTGAAGGCCGAGGGCTTTGGCGTGCTGACCGAAATCGACGTGCAGGCCACGATGAAGGCAAAGCTCGGCGTCGACGGTCTCCCTTACCTGATCCTCGGCGCCTGCAATCCGCCACTCGCGCACCGTGCGCTGGAGGCCGAGCCTGACATTGGCCTGCTACTGCCCTGCAACGTGGTCGTCCGGGCGAAGTCCGACGGCCAGTTGGTCGTTGGCTTCATGGATCCGGTGGCTGTCTTGCAGATGACCAGCAACGTCGAAGTGGCCAAGGTAGCTCATGAAGTCAAGGAACGCCTGCAACGCGTGAAGACGGTGTTGATGGTGCCGACTTCCACCCAGCACCAAGGCTGAAGGAGATGCACATGTTCTACGAAGGCGGCATGTTCATGGGCGGCTGGCACTGGCTCTGGTGGCTCTTTTGGGTGGTGCTGATTGCCGCGCTGTTTTTCTACGGATGGGGGCGGCCAAGCGCGCAGCGGCGACGCCTGCGGGACACGCCCCTGCAGACTCTGCAAAGGCGCCTGGCCAATGGCGAGATCACAACCGACGAGTACGAGAAGCGCAAGGCACTGCTCGAGCGCGACTCGACCCCAAAAGTTTGAAATCGAAGCAAGGGGCCCTTGACATTCACAGCATGTCAAGGTTTATCTTGTGTTCCATGGCACAAGCCAAACGCCCCGCCTGACGACCGACTACAAGATTTCATGAACAC encodes:
- a CDS encoding DUF302 domain-containing protein — encoded protein: MNTTTNPAPAPNAAAYGFHCAIEGKDFPAAVARVTEALKAEGFGVLTEIDVQATMKAKLGVDGLPYLILGACNPPLAHRALEAEPDIGLLLPCNVVVRAKSDGQLVVGFMDPVAVLQMTSNVEVAKVAHEVKERLQRVKTVLMVPTSTQHQG
- a CDS encoding SHOCT domain-containing protein, whose product is MFYEGGMFMGGWHWLWWLFWVVLIAALFFYGWGRPSAQRRRLRDTPLQTLQRRLANGEITTDEYEKRKALLERDSTPKV